Genomic segment of Saprospiraceae bacterium:
TCGTATGTTACACCAATTTTACAAACAGACCAATCTGGATACAAGGGTTCACCTGCAACTGTTGGTACACCTGTAATATCAGGTAAAGGAATATCATTAATACAAAGTATGGTGTCTTTACCAAAAACGGTATCTCTTGGCCACACTAAGTTAACAACCGGATCAACCTTTCTAAAATACACACATTGATTGCATGTATCAGAATGATTTCCACTTGCATCCGTGTAATAATACGTAATAGTCCGTTTTCCTGCCAATGCAGAATCGCAAGGATACTTTGTAATTACATCAGAAAGTAAATGTTTTGTAACACCTGAGCAGCTATCAAAAACTGTTGGTTGTAATAAAACATATTTTGTCTGATTACAAAATACAGTATCGTCAGGAGGACAAATAATGGTAGGAGGTAATTTATCTTCAACAAAGATAGATCCCCAACAGGAATTATTGTCCAGGTAAACTGCGACAGTCAATGTTTTGCCAATATGTGCACTGGTTACAGTAGCATTTGGCAATGGAAGCCCGTTCGTTCCAAATACAACTACTGTGTAAATACATGGAGATTGACCCATATCTTCAAGGATCATGTCCGGAGTAATTACAGCCTTGCATCTTTCATCCAATGAAACCTGGACTAAATTGTCGCAGGCCAGTGGACATTGCCCATAGCTGAATTGAACGAATGTAAACAACATCATCACGGAAACCAATAGGATCCGCGAGAAGTCATAACTTCCGTTTTTTAAATAATTTGTAAAAATTTCCTTTTTCATTTTTTTACTCGGTTTAAAGGATTGAAGTAATACATGTTTGTTATTTATAATTAGTCCATTCCTGCATAACAGGCATGCACGTTTTTATCAAGATTTAATTGGGGGTTAAATCAAATTAAACTCATAGGCGACTTTGATTAAACCGGATGCATTTTTTACATTCAGTTTTCTCATTAGGTTCTTTCTATGAACACTGACCGTGTCTTTGCTGATAAACAATAAAGCTGAAATGTCTTTATTGGATTTACCTTTTGCAATGAGTTCGAGAATTTCACGTTCGCGTTTGGTCAGTTGGTATTTTGCATTAAAGCGATTGATACTCTGACTAGCTTGCACTGTTTTGCGTTCCGGATTAGTAATTCGGATATTTGATCCGAGAAACATTTCACCATCCATTACCGCATCAATTGCATTGGATAATTCATCGAGGTCTGTATTTTTAGAAAGATACCCGTCGGCACCTTTTCGCAAAGCTTCCCGAACTACTTTATCATCGGTATACATACTGATGCATAAAATTTTCAGATTGCTATGCAATTCTTTGAGTTTAGGTATTAAAAGGGCGGCATCATTATCTGCCAAGTTCAGATCAAGAAACAGTAAATCCACAGAATCCGGATTGATCAATCTCAGAAGTTCCTGACCATTGAATGCTTCGCCGATGCATTCTAAGGGGAATCTGGTTTTGATCCGTTGCAGGAGCAGGTTAAATCCTTTAACATAAAGTTGATGGTCATCTGCTACCACATAACGTATCCTATCCATGTGTACTTCCTGGTAATTCGTCGAACATATTATGATTAAGCAAAATAAGTGCCAAAAATGGAGTAGCAGTCAATATAAGCCCTTGAAAATCATGCAATTATAATCAACAAAAGTTGACTAAAAGGCTAATAATAAATATTTTATACATGGCAAATAAATGTAATATGATATTTGAAAAATAAATTTAAAATCATTATATCAGTATTGTGTTTCAGACGTAATGATTTCAAAATTCAATTAATTATACATGGCACTTTACCTTAATATTAAATTAGAAATTGCTTCAAACACACATGAGAATAGTGGAAAATTAACGGCTTTCTTTGCTGAGATTTACTAAAATTAGAGATGAAAAGCAGATTAAAAAGACAATATGCTTCAACGAAGTACCGACCATTTAATGATCTCTAAAATAAAAAAAGCCTGACCATGTTTCCATGATCAGGCAATAACACTGCAAATACTCAATCTTTATTTTTGAATTCTTATAATTCTCTGGGTCTGGTTGGAATCCGATGTTTTCATTTGTACTATGAATATTCCCGAACCATTTAATTGATTCTGATTTAATTGAAATTCATGTTTTCCTGCTGTAAATCCATCTCTCATAGAGTAAACTAATTCAGCTGACAGATTGTATACATTCAATTGTACTTCATCCGCTTTTAATAACTCAAATCGCAGGCTCGTGCTTTCATCAAAAGGATTTGGTACATTCTGTAACAGTTTCAAACCAGTCTGTTCATTTGAATTTGTATCAAAATCAAGTTTCAATCGATTTGCCTCAATCTTATTATCATAAAGTTCAGCTGCTATCGTATTGGTATTTAGACTAATGATTTGATTTATGCTTCCATTTTGCTTTGCATTTACCAGGATCGTAAACAAAACATCTCCAGATTTTATAATCTGGTCATGCATGCTTGCAAAACTGATTCTGATGCGATTTTCACGGATCAAATAATTATCATCTTCAAGATTAATTACACCAGATTCTATTCCAGTCAATGTTCCAATTGCGTTTACTTCTAATTCCAATTGCATTCCGGACACCAGCATTTGCTCTGTTGCATATATTGGTATTCTTAATGCTTGTCCTTTAGTA
This window contains:
- a CDS encoding response regulator transcription factor, whose amino-acid sequence is MDRIRYVVADDHQLYVKGFNLLLQRIKTRFPLECIGEAFNGQELLRLINPDSVDLLFLDLNLADNDAALLIPKLKELHSNLKILCISMYTDDKVVREALRKGADGYLSKNTDLDELSNAIDAVMDGEMFLGSNIRITNPERKTVQASQSINRFNAKYQLTKREREILELIAKGKSNKDISALLFISKDTVSVHRKNLMRKLNVKNASGLIKVAYEFNLI